The genomic window ACGGTGAACAGTTTCTCTGCATATTTTTGTTCGGTTGCATCTTCTGATGAATGGTAGATCCGAAAAGCGATTGCCCTTCTCGGGTCACTGAGCGGCCGCAGGATCTTCGTGTGGTTGAACCCTCGCGTCGACCGCGGACTAAACATAACAATCGCCCGAACATCCTGACCACGTGGAGTACGATCAGCCAACTTGCGTGCGTCCTGGTATGGCGGTCGCAGCCAGTCGTTCAGAGCAAACGCTGCCCCAACAAGAGCACTTGCACCGTCAGTAATGATCCCCATTTTGCGAATGTTGAGTTCCTGCAGATGATGCTGTTCCATCAGAAAGGCTTTCACGGCCTCCATGTCACCAATGACCATATTACGATAGTCGCGCGGCAAAACTTTCTTTTGTCTTTTTCCAAGATCTTGTTCGGGTTTGCTGTCTCCATGTTTTCTCAAGTCGACTGACAGGACGGCAAATCCGTTCTTCTGAAGGTGCGTTGCCAGTTCTGTCCAGACCCGCCGTGTCGGCCCGGAATCAACATCGCCGTTCGCCGCAGTCAGAAGTACAACAACCGCTGCCTCTTTACCTTTATCTGATTTGAAATATGTAACATGAACCGGCCAGTTGTCGACAGTCGTAAGGATATGGTCGGACTTTGCGTCATCGATCGTTTGCCCTGACGCACTCAACGATGTAACAATCGTCCAGGCCACCACAAACGTGACCACTACCATGTGATGCAAACGTCGTTGAGCACTCCAGGCAATCCGGAAACCGCTCCCGCCCACAACTCCCGTGCGACCACAAATCCCGGTAATCATCATAATCCCTCCCAGGACTGAAACACCGCACACCGTCCCATCAGGACTTCAATATGGTCCGGTCCGACGTCTGATAGACGATTCGCTGTCTGTTTCAGAACCATGGTCTAGTCTACGACTGACACGTACCCCGGTCAATAAAGTCAGTTACCATTGTAACTTACGACACCTTACGGTACTCGTCCCTCATCATTGGTATCGTCTGATTCAGACAGCGCCCCCGGAGCTGAGAATCAGCCTCGATGAGCAACCCAATCTCCTATATTCCTCGGAAAATAGATCAAATTTGCACCGTATTTTCGGTATGATTTTTAGACTGAACCTAAAAGGACTTCTGCGAAACCTCCCGACTGCGTGGAATGTTCCGAATAATTGCTGTCGTCAATTTCCTCCAGAGTTTCTTCCGGTTGTGTTTGCCGTTTCTACTTGCGGCTTTTGATTCGGGACGGAAGACTCAATTCACAGTCACATAAATGTCCCACGCTGACTTCCGCAACAGCGTCGGTCATCAATTTCGCCACAAACCATAGTGGCAAATATATTTTCTCCTCCGGACTGAAACCGAACAAAATCCAAAAATCACCGCGTCCGCCTCTGCTGATGCCGGTGAAAACCCCGCAGTTCAATGTCAGACAACTTTCAATCATGCCCGGGATGTGATTCGCTGATTCTGGCAGATACGCCCTCCTGCCCTGAATGCGGATACGAATTTCCGACTCAGACTGACTCCGCAGAAACGAACCAGTCCGAACAGCTTAATACCGTTCACCAGGTTTGTCAGACTTGTGGAGACGAGGTTCCCAACGGTCTCGTGCGGTGCTGGTCATGCAATTCGTTCATGCGCGAAGATATCGCACAAAAGTATCAGGACCTGGTCAGCAACCCGCAAAAGATCACCTTCAGTGATGTTCCAGCCGGCGAACGTACGGAAACCATCCCTCCACGGCCCGCGCGGGGAGGGTACGCAAGAATCCTGGATGCGGATGAGTTCACACTTAAAGATGAAGCGTCTGAATCGGCCGATTTTATACTAAAACCTGAGTCTTCAGACTCAATCGCTGCCACATCACCCAATCTGTCTGTGTCGGAAGCCTCAGTTTCGGTGGCAGAATCCGCTCCGGAAAAGGTGCCGCCTCAAGACACTCCGGAGACATCCGGAAATTCCGAAACAGCTGTACCGCAGACTGCAGACGTTAGTGAAAATGATTTGCTCAGAGTTGCTTTGATCCAGGAACAAGAAGCTGTTCTTCGAAGACGGGACAGACGCGCAACCATGAACCGAAATCGCATTTTAATCCCCTGCCCGTCATGTGGCGTATGGTTGCGTATCCGTGAAGAACAGTCGGGCAAAACCGTGCGGTGTCGAAGCTGCAAGTCGGCCGTTCCTGTACCGGCCCTGAAAAGAAAAGTAAAGAAAACAACCAAGACCCAGTCGGCTGCGATCGAATTCGACTGGCTTGAAGATATTCATGTACATTTGATTTCACCCACTGACATCACGCTTAAGCACGGCAGCCTGCAGGATCAGTTTCAAACAGCGGACGCCGCCTTCGATACCAGAGGTCTTCATCTGATCACACTGGCGGAGCCACCCAAAAAGAAGTCTCTGTTTTCACGGCGTACCCAGAACGACTTATCTGAGAAACGCGAAGAGATCCGCAACCATATCGGCAACACAGGTAACTTCGCCGATATTCCTCACGGTAAAGTCCACACCGTACCTGCCACCGCAATGAGTTCGATTCGCCTGGTACAGCCCATTCGGCTGGCCCACGAATCAATGTTTGCCGGAGTCCCCGTGTTTGGGGATGGTCGCGTGGTGATCTATCTGCCGCTCGAACTGGATGAAGGACAGCAGGCATTCTGTTCCATGCCCCTAAGCCTTTGGCGACAGGTGGCCTTGCATTTCCAGAAGGCCGGAGTTGATTTGCCAACTGAAGCAAACGGTGTGCCCGAGTCAGAGGTTCACAAAACTCTGCTGTGTCACTATTCCCAGACGAAATTTGAGTCGGTTCAGAACGTCGAATATTACAAAACCGACAACAACTTTGAGCTGGAATTGTCCGGATACCAGTGTGCTGCCTGCGGAATTTCCGTGTCGGAGGATGCACGGGCCAAAAACAAACTTGGCGGTGCTTCCGGAAAAACGATCGCCAAAGCCAAATGCCCAAAATGCTCGGCGAAGTTCGGCAACGAACCAGTATTCAGAATCAGTAAAGCTCCGGAAAGAGCTTCGCTCGAAAACGATGATAATCATCCCGCGTCCACCGTCGACACGAAGGCAGACAGTGAATCGCAAGTGACGGAATCCACGTCCGACAATACTCAAGCCGAGTAACCGGAGTCAGGTGAGGGTTCCACCAAGACAATGACCGATCGGTATCCCAGGCACGATTAGAGACGGCATCGTCTCTCGGCTTCAGGTGGTCTGTGTTTCCGAGAATGATCAGCCTATTCTCTAGTAGACCGCAGTTTAGAAATCGCTGTCCAGGGACGCACGCTCCGCATTGTATTTACGCTGAGCTGCAACTTTATTGGTTAGCGGAAACTCCGGACCGGACGGGAAGTACTGCACGTCATCTTCCAGGTAGTTAGGAGACGGCAACGTCTGTCCGCCAATCGTAGTTTGGCAGCCTGTCAGGCAAACGCTGGACGCAATTGCGATAATGGCTGACAGTACAAAGACTGTTTGGCCTTGAGATTGCTTCACCGGACCCACCTTTGAGTTTGATTCCATACAAAGTTCACACGGTTGCAACAGGTATGTGCCCCGTACGTGAAAGTGATGACAGGAGATATTCACCATTGTCATCGGCCTTCAACTGTTTGTCATTTGGCACAACCCGCATAATCGCTGCAGATTGTTTCAATTGGACGGCCGGCACCACCACCGACTGGCATATTCTGCCGGTGCGCCCGAGTGCGGCATCAGGAACTAAAAAATGAAGATCTCCGCTGTTCAGACCGACATTTTTCTGGGCGCCCCGGACTCAAACCTACGGACACTGGAACGGCATCTGGTCGCCGAGGCGTCAAGGGGCTGCGAGCTGATTGTATTTCCGGAATGCTTTGTGTCGGGTTACTGTTTCGGATCAAAAGAGGAGGCCATACTAAACGCTCAGCCTCTCAACGGTCCATTCACCGAATCCGTAGTTAATCTCTGCAGCCACAACAAATGCAGTGCGGTGTTTGGCATGGTTGAGCGTGATCAGGACGACATCTTCAATACTGCCGTACTGACGGGGCCACAGGGGATTATCGGTTTTTATCGGAAGGTCCATCTGCCCTGGCTGGGAGTAGACAGATTTACTACGCCTGGCAATGCCCCTTTCCGAGTGTTTGATATCAACGGAGTCCGTGTCGGAATGTTGATTTGTTACGACGCCGGATTTCCGGAAGCCGTGCGCAGCCTGGCACTCGATGGTGCTGATATCGTCGTACTCCCGACGAACTGGCCACCTGGCGCCGAACAGCTTGCAGCACATGCGATCAACACACGTGCCATGGAAAATTCAATCTATTTTCTTGCCGCAAATCGCATTGGGACCGAACGCGGCTTTCAATTTATCGGCTCCAGTCGAATTTGTGATACGACCGGAAAGACATTGGTCTCGGCCGACCATCGCGACGAATCTGTTCTGCGTGTCTCAATTGATCCCGATCTGGCGCGCAACAAACGCATTACCCGCGTTCCCGGAGAACATATCATTGACCGAATTGCGGATCGGAGACCGGAGATGTACGGACGTCTCTGTGAACAACATTCGTTCTCCCGACCTGGCCGCGATAACGATCCTGCTGTCAACTAATACAATTCAGACACCGATCTGTAACCTAAAGAGAATCTGCATCGTCACCGGTAAAACATCCGATGATAGTCAATTTCGGCCGCAACCTAAAATTCACACCGGGCAGTTCACAGTACCTGTTCTGAAGAAGGATGACTGTAAACACCGGCGTCAAATCCCGGGTGTCGTTTTCGAGTCTTCGGCTTCAGGCACTCATGGAGTCCACTGTTGTCAGTATCAGCCTAAAGCATTTCAATCAGCTGACACTTAAGAAAACGATCGATGGGCGATTTCCGGCAACAGTCGGAACTGGCGGCACTGTTGGTCGACTCTACAAATTGCCCTATCAATATACGCTGACAATACCAACGACCGGCCTGATCACCTGCGACGGCGACCGAAAGAAATGCAGCAGTTTCTCTGACGTGCTGACAACAATGACGGCCCCCTTTTCGAAGTATGTCCCCACCGCGAAAACATTTTGACCTGCGTCGTGCATTCGACTTCCGCTGGGGGAGATGGGTCGTGCCAATGGTGCTCAAGGAACTCATGCGACATGAAAGCGTGACGACAACAGAGAAGTTCCACGTCGGCATCAATATCCAGCAAACGCTCTGATTCCTTCGCGAGGTGACACCAACCAAAAAAGGGTCTCAGCAGAAGGCTGAAACCCTTTAAAAGACAGTGAGGGCGCAGGGACTTGAACCCTGGACCTACGGATTAAAAGTCCGTTGCTCTACCAACTGAGCTACGCCCTCCGAACGCTGTAAATTTACTGCCCAAGTGGCGTATTGGGCCTTTCACAATTCCGAACGTTGCCCCCCGAGTTCCCCCCGGAGGGGGCGGCAGTTTAGCAGGAAAGTACTCGCCCACAACCTCGGACGCGCACTCGCACACGGACGCATTCAGCATTCCAGAAATTCCGGGAATTCCGGGAATTCCGGCACAGCGTTAATCAGTGATTCACTCTCTGTCGAGACCATCGCGACTGAGGTAGAGCTCCCGCAACGGGGATCACGTTCTTCACCCCGTTTACTGACACTCCACGCCCAACCTTCATGACAGGTGACACCCTACGGCCGATGGTCATCCGCAAGCACCTTTTCCGGCTCAGTCTGTTCTCTTCCAGAGATCGTAAATACCACACTCGAAGAACGCGTCCGTTAGGTCCCGTCACTTCCACAAACTGCAGCACCCGGAATTATCAGCAACCAACCGTCCGGCATGACCAACAATTCAGGACATCGCAGATCCAGACCGTCTGTCCCGTCCAACGCCACTGACTGCCAGGTCTCAGCGTCTTACAAGAAAGTCCCCGAATTTTTCACCTGCCGTGCCATGCGCCACAGCTTCCCGAAAGACACACCACCATCCATTCTGAATACGACACAGGTCGGTAAATACTTTGTGTGCTGCAACCGCCCGTATTTCTTTTACGGAAGCCAGTTCGGGTTCGCGGGCACTGACATCAACCGGTGGAAGGAGACATACGTCTACAATCGCCAAGCCCTGAACAAAGTGTTCATTATATCTCAGGTTCTTTACAGATGCCCTGAGGATGTTAATGATACGGTTTGATCTCAATTGCTGCGGGTGGTTGCCGCAATGACTGGTTCGGCAACAAAGTTTGAGCCGGACTCAACACATCCTGCCGAACCTTGGCTCTATCATACGTGTTAGTTCCCGGCCGGATATTGAACCGCCCATAAAGGGCACAGTGCAGTCACATCACTGAACCATTTATGTGAACAGCCAGGTTAAGTCCATCCAATCACCCGCCGGACACGACAGGCCACATTTAACAGGAGTATTCAATTCACATGAATGATTTTCGGGCTGCGGCCGTTCAGTTCAATCACGTGCCGGGAGATAAAGCTGAAAATCTAAACACGATCGTGAAATTTGTTCACAAGGCCGCTTTGCAGGAAGTCCGGCTGATTGTATTTCCTGAAATGTGCATTACCGGCTACTGGCATGTGCGAAAGCTGTCACGTGAACAAATCAATGATCTTGCGGAACCCGTCCCCGACGGCGATTCTACCCGAAAGCTGCTCAGCTGGTCGGCGGATAATAACATGACAATCGGAGCCGGGCTGATAGAACGCGGTGACGACGGACAACTGTATAACTCCTATGTGGTGGCTATGCCGAACGGTCAACATGCCTGCCACCGAAAGTTGCACTGCTTTATCAGTGAACATATGGCCAGCGGGAATCAGTACACCGTGTTTGATACACCACAGGGATGCCGAATGGGGGTACTGATCTGCTACGACAACAACATTGGTGAAAATGTACGGATAACGGCCCTTCATGGAGCTGAACTTCTGCTTGCACCACACCAGACAGGTGGCTGCAACTCTGCAAGTCCCGGTTGCATGGGAACCATCGACCCCGGACTCTGGGAACAACGCCATGAATACCCGTCAAGGATTGAAGCAGAATTTCGCTCCCACAAGGGGCGTGGATGGTTGATGCGCTGGCTTCCTGCCCGAGCCCACGACAACGGCTTGTTCCTGGTTTATGCCAATGGTGTCGGGGTGGACGACAATGAGGTCCGGACCGGCAACGCAATGATTCTTGACCCTTACGGTGAGATCCTGACCGAAACCTGCCGGGCCGCCGATGACATGGTCGTTGCCGACATTGAAACCAAACGCCTTGAGATGTCCACCGGACGCCGCTGGATAAGAACCCGTCGACCACAACTCTACGAAAAACTGACCGAGTTGACAGGAAAAGAAACAGACACACGTGCTGTCCGTTTCGAAAATCAAGGTATCACATAAAACTCCTCTTGCCCGGACTGAGAGTTCCGCAGTCCGCGCGGACCCGCTCAGTATTCGATTGGAGACTCCAGGAAGAAGAACATGAACATCGATCAGCTTGAAAAGCACCGAATTGAACTGGAAAAACCGCTTCTCATCATCAAAGCATCACAGGGTCTGCTTGCATGCGGCTACCTGAACCTGGAAACATTCAACAAGACCGGAGAAGCCTGTGCCCTGGTCACAGGGGTCAGCAACTTTGATGAAATGCTTACTAAAGGTGTGTCCGGTGTTTCCTCGGCCGCTGCTGACTTAGGTGTTGTAGTCGGAATGTCCGGAAAGGATGCCCTGACCCGAATGCACAAAGGCACGACAGAACAACCAGGCATTTAAATTCCGGTGAACACAGAGGCATCAGCGGATGAGCCTAAACAACCGGTCGTCAACGCCGAATGGAATCATCCCCGGACTCCTCTCCAAAATAAACGTCCATCGTTCAGGACACCGAACGTCGGACTGAGCAGCGGAACAAACACAGCACCTTGAGTGTGCGGGAAATGCCTGATTGATCAGCCAAAATTGCTTGCCGACAGCCTGACCTGCTGATCAGCTTCCCGTGAACGACCGGGCTGGATTCACAAAGACGGATTTGATCACCCGTCTTGATGCCCCCGGACAACATCTCCACAAACCGCGCAATCTCTGCGACGTTGAATCGTGCGACGAGAAAACGTCATGGTTCGAAGATTGAATGTGAGCATGGTGCCGTCCAGCGGAACACCAAAACCACCGAGAACCTTGATTGCTTCCATGGCTGCCATACACCCAACTGTCCCGGAAACCGCGCCAAACACGGGAAACTCACGTCGCCACGCCAAAGGTTTCTCAGGGTGCAGACATGAAAGACAGGGGCTCTGTCCTGGAAACACCGTCGTAAGACTCGCTTCAAGGTCGTACATCGCACACTCGATAATTGGCTTTTTCTGACAAACGGCCTCCTGATTCATCGCAAAACGTTCATCGAACATGGGCGCACAATCCACAACCAGATCCACCTGTTTGATCAGTCTGTGTGCGTTCTGGGAACTTATATTTTCGTTAACAGAGATAATATTCAGACGTGGGTTCAACTCCAGCAGTCGCTGTTTCGCCGAATCGACGCGGGCTGTCCCCAGCGAGGAGTGAGTCATCAGGAGCTGTCGATTGAGATCGCTCGGCTTGACGTTTCCGGCATGAGCGAGAATCAAAGTACCAATTCCCGCCGCCGCCAGTTCATAAGCAACCACACTGCCCAGCCCCCCCACGCGGGATACAAGCACAGAAGAAGCCTTCAGTCTTTCCTGACCGGTTTCTCTAAAATCATCGACCCACATCTGCCATTCATAGGTGGCACGCTCTTCTGCATTCAGGGGAGTACGGACAGGCTGAGACATAGGTTGACTGACTAATCACCGGAATAAACAGACAGCGAGTGAACCGAAATGAATGTCTGACGCAGTGGTTTTAAGAATTGTCATTGTGAAATCCGGAAGATTTCAACGAAGGATTCCCCTCTGAGTGTGGCCCCCCCGCCAGGTATGACCAACAAACGAATACGGGGACAGCGAATTACCCTCCCGAAATCGGGGTCATTAATGTGAGAATGTCACTCTGGTTCAGCAGACTGTCAGCATGACGGATAATCTGCACATCATTCAGAAACACAAGAAGCGAAGGCTGAACTTCTCCGGCGGCTGTCAGGAGAACTGTTCTGAGCTGTTCACCATGAGCGTCCGCGACCTGGCGGATGCAGTCGGCCACGCAGCATGTGTCACTGACCTCAACGGTCTCAGTACTCGTTCCCGCGGCTCGTCCGGCCTGCGCCTCGTATTGTACTGTAATCTGTATCATCGGGTTTTCAGAACGGTTTCAAGCGGCACAATTTTTCCATCGACGAGCTGAAACACACAGTCTGCAAGCTGCCCCGCTTCATCAGGATTGTGAGTGACATGAAGCGTTGTCACCTGCTCCTTCCTTGAGATATCTTCCAGCAGACAGCACATTTGTTTTCGTGTTTCTGAATCAAGTGCACTGAGTGGCTCGTCAAGACATAAAACTCGCGGCCGAAACGACAGCGCCCGGCCCAGTGCAACACGCTGCTGCTCGCCACCGCTCAGGCCGCGAGGCGTCCGTTCCAGCAGATGTGAAATCTCAAGTGACTCGGCAAGATCACGAACACGTTCATCGATCGCAGTATTCGACACCCGTCGAATCAAAAGAGCAAATGCCAGATGGTCACGGACTGTCATTTTCGGGAAGAGTGCTTTGTCCTGCGGAACGTAACCAACACCGCGCATAGCCGGGTTCAGGTGTGTGACATCCTCACCGGCAAGACGGATCGTACCTGTCCTGATAGTGCGGAGCCCAAGAATACACTCGAGAATCGTCGTTTTACCGGACCCGGTCCTCCCCATCAGCACTCCATAGTTCCCCGCGGGAACGGTCATTGAGACTCTGGAGAGGTGGAACTCACCGGATTGAATTGACATGTTTTCAATTGCAATCATCTGTTTGCAGGAACTCCTGCTGCTCCATATCAGCACCTGAATACCGGAACCGGCGTAACTGGAATACGCGAGGACTCGTGCTGTCCTGAATATAGCGACTAAAGAACTAATAACGCACTACAATGTAACGTCGCGCAGTCCCCATCGGCGAGTGATCACCAAAACGGTAACGGCAGCCAGAATCATAATCAGTGAAACAGCAACAGCCGCTTCAATATTACCAACGTTCAGTTCGAGAAAAACCGAAGTCGACAGAACCTCCGTTTTCATGCGTGTTGCGCCGGCGAAAATCAATAACGGCCCGAATTCCCCAAGGGAGCGGGCCCACGCCAGCGTGAATGCCGTCATCATTCCACGGGAAGCCTCGGGCAGGACAACCGCCCCAAAGGCCTGCGCCCGCGAACAACCCAGCGTGACTGCAACCTGTTCTGACCGCGGATTGATATGATCAAATGTCGATTTCATTGTTCTCACCGCAAACGCACAGGCCACAGAAAACTGGGCAAGGACAACTGCCGGCAGCTGATACACGACATCCCGGGCAATCCACGCAAATGGCCGATACTGAAACAAAATCAGCAGACTCAATCCGACGACGAGGGGCGGCAACACAATTGGTATATCCAGAACCGCATCCAGCAGTCGCTTTCCCCGAAACTGATGACGCGACAGCAAATAGCCAATTGGCACTGCCACAAGCAGTGAGAAAACGGCGGACAGCGTGCACGAAATCAGACTCAGCCGTATCGAATAACGAATCTTCTGATCCGACAGAGCCGCGGCAATCGGATTTTCGATCAGAAGTTTTGTCCATGAATGGGCAGCGTCAGCCGCTTTGACCGATTTTTCAGCCATGTACCAGGTGTCAGCAAACAGCATAGCCAAGATGAATGACACGTAGGTTCCGCCGATGATCCCCAAAGAAATCATGAACGCCGTATTGGAAAGCGTCACATCGCGGGCATCGGGAGTGTGTGCTGATTTGTCCTCGGCAGCAGCAACAGATCCGTCACTCATGGTGCCACACTCTCTATGTCCGCTGTGGCTGCCTCGCCAAGTCGAAAACCGAAACCCACAGACTCAAATGAGTCCGGAGAGTTCTCAATTCGCCTGAACAGCCTGCGAAGCAGGAATTTGTGTTCACTCGTTTTAGCGATGCTGATCGGCTGAATGGCCATTTTCACTGGTGACTCTATTCGAATAATGTCGACCGCATCCAGGTTCGGTAACACATCGGAATAATAGGCGATGGCCGCATCGACGTGTCCGGTCACCACATCAGGAACCAGGTGGGCCGATGACGATTTTTCAATCACTGTTACCTGGTCATCGTTTTGCTGTTTTTCAGCAAAACGTTCATACACGCCTTCGGTCTGCAGCAGTCTGCGCGTCAGTGCGCCAATCGTGCACTGCGACGGTTCACCAACGGCCACACGTATCTCGGGTTTGAGCAGATCTGACAGTGACCCGACTTTCCTGCTGCCCTTGGGAACGGCGATCACAAGATCAACGTCGGAAACATTCGCGGCTTCCTGAAACCAGCTCTTAACATTTTCCAGGTAATGCAGATCACAGGCCATATAAACGTCCGGAAATCCCAGGTCAGGACTCTGTCCCTCAATTCCCTGCATACGACTTGTGAGAATTCCACAGCCATCATAGATCGTGTTAACGACCACACCTTCCTGCCTCTGAAATTCTTCCACAATCTGTTCGGTTGTGCGTCGGTTCACAGCACCACAGAAAAAATTAACCTGCGGCACGTCCGACCAGATGTCGCCGTCAACCGCTTCCGTTCCATATTTTGAAAAAGTTTCGAGGCCCCTGTCGCGTGCTGAGACATATCGGGCAAACCTGTATGCTGAAGGCAGATCTGTCGAAGACTTGAGTACTGCGATACTGATCAGATCAGGAGAGCCGTTCAGCTCGGGAAGGGAAATACTGACCAGATCTTCCCGGTACTTCGGCATAGCCACAGTTGAGTTCCAGACGATCGCCGCGTCAATATTTCCGAGCTTAACGTCAGTCGCAATGTCATTCACGGTTGGCTTAAAAACCCCGGACTGTCTGACGTGCTGTTCCAGCTGATCCCAGCAGCTAATACCGCCAATGTTCAGAGGACTCAACTGCCGGCGCGTCGCTTTGCCAACCGCTGCCTGATCAGGATTAGCAACTGCCACCCGAACACCGTCCCGAAGCAGGTCCTCGAATGAATTGATCGTTTGTTCGGAATCTCTCCGGACAGCAATGACAGGCCGCTGATAAGCCACCGGCACTGTGTCCATCGCCAGCCCGAGTTCAATTGCCTTCGTTGTATAGAAATCATCAGCGGCGAGATACACATCCACCTCGTTGAATCGATCTGTCTGCAGCTGATTCAACAGAGTATTTGAACCGTTGTACTGTATCTCCAGAGTGACACCGAACTCAGACTCGTACTGGCGGGCAATTTCT from Fuerstiella sp. includes these protein-coding regions:
- a CDS encoding HesA/MoeB/ThiF family protein, producing the protein MSQPVRTPLNAEERATYEWQMWVDDFRETGQERLKASSVLVSRVGGLGSVVAYELAAAGIGTLILAHAGNVKPSDLNRQLLMTHSSLGTARVDSAKQRLLELNPRLNIISVNENISSQNAHRLIKQVDLVVDCAPMFDERFAMNQEAVCQKKPIIECAMYDLEASLTTVFPGQSPCLSCLHPEKPLAWRREFPVFGAVSGTVGCMAAMEAIKVLGGFGVPLDGTMLTFNLRTMTFSRRTIQRRRDCAVCGDVVRGHQDG
- the modA gene encoding molybdate ABC transporter substrate-binding protein, yielding MSRQLFSIFQSESRRRVCAGRMNSMWGLLLGAVTLICVLIFLMRLGPENRDSDQDRLIVFAAAGMRVPMEEIARQYESEFGVTLEIQYNGSNTLLNQLQTDRFNEVDVYLAADDFYTTKAIELGLAMDTVPVAYQRPVIAVRRDSEQTINSFEDLLRDGVRVAVANPDQAAVGKATRRQLSPLNIGGISCWDQLEQHVRQSGVFKPTVNDIATDVKLGNIDAAIVWNSTVAMPKYREDLVSISLPELNGSPDLISIAVLKSSTDLPSAYRFARYVSARDRGLETFSKYGTEAVDGDIWSDVPQVNFFCGAVNRRTTEQIVEEFQRQEGVVVNTIYDGCGILTSRMQGIEGQSPDLGFPDVYMACDLHYLENVKSWFQEAANVSDVDLVIAVPKGSRKVGSLSDLLKPEIRVAVGEPSQCTIGALTRRLLQTEGVYERFAEKQQNDDQVTVIEKSSSAHLVPDVVTGHVDAAIAYYSDVLPNLDAVDIIRIESPVKMAIQPISIAKTSEHKFLLRRLFRRIENSPDSFESVGFGFRLGEAATADIESVAP
- a CDS encoding ABC transporter permease; this translates as MSDGSVAAAEDKSAHTPDARDVTLSNTAFMISLGIIGGTYVSFILAMLFADTWYMAEKSVKAADAAHSWTKLLIENPIAAALSDQKIRYSIRLSLISCTLSAVFSLLVAVPIGYLLSRHQFRGKRLLDAVLDIPIVLPPLVVGLSLLILFQYRPFAWIARDVVYQLPAVVLAQFSVACAFAVRTMKSTFDHINPRSEQVAVTLGCSRAQAFGAVVLPEASRGMMTAFTLAWARSLGEFGPLLIFAGATRMKTEVLSTSVFLELNVGNIEAAVAVSLIMILAAVTVLVITRRWGLRDVTL
- a CDS encoding alpha/beta hydrolase — encoded protein: MITGICGRTGVVGGSGFRIAWSAQRRLHHMVVVTFVVAWTIVTSLSASGQTIDDAKSDHILTTVDNWPVHVTYFKSDKGKEAAVVVLLTAANGDVDSGPTRRVWTELATHLQKNGFAVLSVDLRKHGDSKPEQDLGKRQKKVLPRDYRNMVIGDMEAVKAFLMEQHHLQELNIRKMGIITDGASALVGAAFALNDWLRPPYQDARKLADRTPRGQDVRAIVMFSPRSTRGFNHTKILRPLSDPRRAIAFRIYHSSEDATEQKYAEKLFTVVDLKGEDDSELRSTRSAPANGAGFLKGRVGTVVQEDLKKFLNKRLTELPTPWKSRTSALDR
- a CDS encoding YunC family protein, encoding MNIDQLEKHRIELEKPLLIIKASQGLLACGYLNLETFNKTGEACALVTGVSNFDEMLTKGVSGVSSAAADLGVVVGMSGKDALTRMHKGTTEQPGI
- a CDS encoding MoaD/ThiS family protein, giving the protein MIQITVQYEAQAGRAAGTSTETVEVSDTCCVADCIRQVADAHGEQLRTVLLTAAGEVQPSLLVFLNDVQIIRHADSLLNQSDILTLMTPISGG
- a CDS encoding nitrilase family protein, which codes for MNDFRAAAVQFNHVPGDKAENLNTIVKFVHKAALQEVRLIVFPEMCITGYWHVRKLSREQINDLAEPVPDGDSTRKLLSWSADNNMTIGAGLIERGDDGQLYNSYVVAMPNGQHACHRKLHCFISEHMASGNQYTVFDTPQGCRMGVLICYDNNIGENVRITALHGAELLLAPHQTGGCNSASPGCMGTIDPGLWEQRHEYPSRIEAEFRSHKGRGWLMRWLPARAHDNGLFLVYANGVGVDDNEVRTGNAMILDPYGEILTETCRAADDMVVADIETKRLEMSTGRRWIRTRRPQLYEKLTELTGKETDTRAVRFENQGIT
- a CDS encoding carbon-nitrogen hydrolase family protein translates to MKISAVQTDIFLGAPDSNLRTLERHLVAEASRGCELIVFPECFVSGYCFGSKEEAILNAQPLNGPFTESVVNLCSHNKCSAVFGMVERDQDDIFNTAVLTGPQGIIGFYRKVHLPWLGVDRFTTPGNAPFRVFDINGVRVGMLICYDAGFPEAVRSLALDGADIVVLPTNWPPGAEQLAAHAINTRAMENSIYFLAANRIGTERGFQFIGSSRICDTTGKTLVSADHRDESVLRVSIDPDLARNKRITRVPGEHIIDRIADRRPEMYGRLCEQHSFSRPGRDNDPAVN
- a CDS encoding ATP-binding cassette domain-containing protein is translated as MSIQSGEFHLSRVSMTVPAGNYGVLMGRTGSGKTTILECILGLRTIRTGTIRLAGEDVTHLNPAMRGVGYVPQDKALFPKMTVRDHLAFALLIRRVSNTAIDERVRDLAESLEISHLLERTPRGLSGGEQQRVALGRALSFRPRVLCLDEPLSALDSETRKQMCCLLEDISRKEQVTTLHVTHNPDEAGQLADCVFQLVDGKIVPLETVLKTR